A window of the Trichocoleus sp. FACHB-46 genome harbors these coding sequences:
- a CDS encoding AAA family ATPase, with protein sequence MQRISVVGTTGSGKTTLARHISQRLNIPHVELDALHWNPNWSESATDVFCSRVAEALSGDRWVVDGNYSEVRNLTWSRADTLVWLDLPFSTTFGRLLRRTVRRVVTQEELWGGNRETLTKALSQDSILLWLFRTYHKRRREYPVLLQRPEYAHLKVIHLRSPQVAQTWLKELV encoded by the coding sequence ATGCAGCGTATTTCAGTAGTTGGAACCACGGGTTCTGGCAAAACAACTCTGGCTCGGCACATTTCTCAACGTCTGAACATCCCCCACGTTGAGTTGGATGCTTTGCACTGGAACCCTAATTGGTCGGAAAGTGCAACCGATGTTTTTTGCTCACGAGTGGCTGAAGCTTTGAGTGGCGATCGCTGGGTGGTAGATGGAAATTACAGCGAAGTACGAAATCTAACTTGGTCCAGAGCAGATACTTTAGTTTGGTTGGATCTGCCCTTTTCTACTACCTTTGGGCGACTATTGCGACGCACGGTGCGACGAGTGGTAACTCAAGAAGAACTATGGGGTGGCAACCGAGAGACGCTTACCAAAGCGCTGAGCCAAGACTCGATTCTGTTGTGGCTATTTCGCACCTATCACAAGCGCCGACGCGAGTATCCCGTCCTGCTACAGCGACCAGAGTATGCTCATCTAAAAGTTATTCACTTGCGATCGCCCCAAGTCGCTCAAACCTGGCTAAAAGAACTGGTCTAG
- a CDS encoding ferritin-like domain-containing protein has product MVEMLQLNLTSIDLAGQYHQDLNFWQIQHRIDALINRYLSVEHLRDRLEDLPTQFKTPQTRPWQPIDWQAIDRQQVVGVDLDVFLAILKGAIDTEAPIRQYTQTSRLYLEQLHPQLARFVGGTVDEQGSLVEPGLWEKEERQHTPALMKVYAQLTGEKVIPAQRSVRSYQSSDNPRNDLYRHGLHRIATEYGATCLYLWLMAHTTGPLQVVLEELARDEINHMTKFWGFGVWAFPESSLPHIGLTLLQTMQGRLTYSQNRSSLVGTLHRMTNVLAWQSWSWSNRATFIFTCTRILHRLYGWSRSLTVMELQELFSKDEG; this is encoded by the coding sequence ATGGTTGAAATGCTGCAATTGAACTTAACTTCAATAGATTTGGCAGGCCAGTACCACCAAGACCTGAATTTCTGGCAGATTCAGCATCGAATTGATGCTCTGATCAATCGCTATCTCTCTGTAGAACATTTGCGCGATCGCTTAGAAGATCTTCCGACTCAGTTCAAAACCCCGCAAACTCGACCTTGGCAACCGATCGATTGGCAAGCGATCGACCGTCAGCAAGTGGTTGGGGTTGACTTGGATGTGTTTTTGGCAATTCTCAAAGGCGCGATCGACACAGAAGCCCCGATTCGGCAATACACGCAGACCAGTCGGCTGTATCTAGAGCAGTTACATCCCCAGTTGGCTCGGTTTGTTGGCGGCACTGTAGACGAGCAAGGTTCTCTGGTAGAGCCAGGCTTGTGGGAAAAAGAGGAACGACAACATACGCCAGCCCTGATGAAGGTGTACGCCCAACTGACAGGCGAGAAAGTCATACCAGCTCAGCGATCGGTTCGCTCCTATCAATCGTCTGATAACCCCCGCAACGATTTATATCGGCATGGTCTCCATCGCATCGCAACCGAATATGGTGCCACTTGTCTCTATCTTTGGCTGATGGCGCATACGACAGGCCCGCTCCAGGTAGTCCTAGAAGAGTTAGCACGAGATGAGATCAATCACATGACTAAATTCTGGGGATTTGGAGTTTGGGCATTTCCAGAGTCTTCTCTGCCTCATATTGGTCTCACCCTACTGCAAACGATGCAAGGACGGCTTACTTACAGCCAGAACCGCAGTAGCTTAGTTGGCACTCTTCATCGCATGACGAATGTCTTGGCGTGGCAATCTTGGTCGTGGAGTAACCGAGCCACGTTTATTTTTACCTGTACCCGAATTTTGCACCGTCTTTATGGGTGGAGCAGGAGTTTGACGGTTATGGAGTTGCAGGAGCTGTTTAGTAAAGATGAAGGCTGA
- a CDS encoding isoprenyl transferase translates to MATKFLSSLPVDLDPQRLPRHVAVIMDGNGRWATQRGWPRVAGHRQGAKTLKALLRCCKDWGIESLTAYAFSTENWRRSPEEVNFLMLLFKRLLRQELAVMQREDVKITFIGDLSGLPKVLQQEIHYATQMTAHNRTIQFNVAVNYGSRAEIAQACRRVAEQVEQGKLSAASVSEDLIEQYLDTADTPAPDLLIRTSGELRLSNFLLWQLAYTELYFTDILWPDFDRAAFHQALLTYQSRDRRFGTVSTPLSNSAAQAVL, encoded by the coding sequence ATGGCCACCAAATTTCTTTCGTCTTTACCTGTCGATTTAGATCCCCAACGCTTGCCTCGTCACGTGGCGGTGATTATGGATGGGAATGGTCGTTGGGCGACTCAGCGGGGTTGGCCACGAGTTGCGGGGCATCGTCAAGGTGCTAAAACTCTCAAAGCGCTATTGCGTTGCTGCAAAGATTGGGGGATTGAATCGCTGACTGCCTATGCTTTCTCGACTGAGAATTGGCGGCGATCGCCTGAAGAAGTAAATTTTTTGATGCTGCTGTTTAAGCGGTTGTTACGTCAGGAATTGGCTGTGATGCAGCGAGAGGACGTAAAGATCACTTTTATTGGAGACTTATCAGGTCTACCAAAAGTTTTGCAGCAGGAAATCCACTATGCAACGCAGATGACGGCTCACAACCGAACTATTCAATTTAATGTGGCAGTGAATTATGGTAGTCGGGCGGAAATTGCGCAGGCTTGTCGTCGGGTGGCCGAACAGGTAGAACAGGGAAAACTGTCTGCTGCTAGTGTGAGCGAAGATTTGATTGAGCAATATCTTGATACAGCTGATACTCCTGCTCCAGATCTCTTAATTCGGACTAGCGGAGAGCTACGCCTGAGCAACTTCTTGCTGTGGCAGTTGGCTTATACAGAATTGTATTTCACGGATATCCTTTGGCCCGATTTTGACCGGGCTGCTTTTCATCAGGCTTTATTGACTTACCAATCGCGCGACCGCCGTTTCGGAACTGTCTCCACGCCACTATCTAATTCTGCGGCTCAGGCTGTCCTGTAG
- the glnT gene encoding type III glutamate--ammonia ligase has protein sequence MTETLTSESQALKESLQDQGVKYALASFVDIHGMCKAKSVPLNHWGQMMSGSELFTGAALDGVPQDVSDEEVSARPDLNSATILPWNSELVWLASDLYLKGEPFEACSRGILKRVLAEAAAMGFTFNLGIETEFFLLKEGEDGKVVPVSDRDTLAKPCYDLQGLLDNYTWVTEIVEAMNSLGWDVYSFDHEDGNGQFETDFAYCDALKMADRFTFFRLMVKEIARKHGFFATFMPKPFANRTGSGAHYNMSLADIQTGENLFYEPDDTRGCKLSKLGYQFIAGILKHAPAICAVIAPTVNSYKRLVARGSMSGFTWAPIYVCYGNNNRTNMLRIPLAGGRVECRAADIATNPYLGAAMLLAAGLEGIREGVDPGEPHVENMYNYSLEQLEEMGIRFLPRNLGEAIAAFASDPLSKKVMGPLMYKSYIEFKSQEWKEYHTHVSDWEIQRYLKFF, from the coding sequence ATGACTGAGACTCTAACTTCAGAATCACAAGCACTCAAAGAATCCCTACAAGATCAAGGTGTAAAGTATGCCCTAGCCAGTTTTGTCGATATCCACGGCATGTGCAAGGCCAAATCCGTACCGCTGAACCACTGGGGGCAAATGATGTCAGGGTCAGAGCTGTTTACTGGAGCTGCTCTGGATGGTGTGCCGCAGGATGTCAGTGACGAAGAAGTGTCGGCTCGTCCTGACCTCAACTCAGCAACTATCTTGCCCTGGAATTCAGAACTGGTTTGGCTGGCCAGCGATCTTTATCTCAAAGGAGAACCCTTTGAAGCTTGCTCTCGTGGCATCCTCAAACGAGTTTTAGCCGAAGCCGCTGCGATGGGATTTACCTTTAACCTTGGCATTGAAACCGAATTTTTTCTTCTGAAAGAAGGAGAAGATGGCAAAGTTGTGCCAGTGAGCGATCGCGACACCTTAGCTAAACCTTGCTACGACCTACAAGGACTGCTAGATAACTACACCTGGGTGACAGAAATTGTCGAGGCTATGAATAGCCTAGGATGGGATGTCTACTCCTTCGACCACGAAGATGGCAATGGCCAGTTTGAAACCGATTTCGCTTATTGTGATGCCCTAAAAATGGCCGATCGCTTTACCTTCTTCCGGCTCATGGTAAAAGAGATCGCTCGTAAGCATGGCTTTTTTGCCACTTTCATGCCCAAACCCTTTGCCAATCGGACGGGAAGCGGTGCTCACTACAATATGTCCTTGGCAGATATCCAGACGGGAGAGAATTTATTTTATGAGCCTGACGATACGCGAGGTTGTAAGCTCTCCAAACTCGGCTATCAGTTCATTGCAGGCATCCTCAAACATGCGCCTGCCATCTGTGCCGTCATTGCCCCTACGGTCAATAGCTACAAGCGGTTGGTAGCTAGAGGCAGTATGTCAGGTTTCACTTGGGCTCCCATCTACGTCTGCTACGGCAACAACAACCGCACTAATATGTTGCGAATTCCTTTAGCAGGGGGACGAGTAGAATGCCGCGCCGCTGATATTGCCACCAACCCCTATCTCGGTGCCGCCATGCTGTTAGCCGCCGGATTAGAAGGTATTCGGGAGGGGGTCGATCCAGGGGAGCCTCATGTTGAAAACATGTATAACTACTCGCTAGAGCAATTGGAGGAGATGGGGATTCGCTTTCTGCCGCGCAATTTAGGAGAAGCGATCGCGGCTTTTGCCAGTGACCCGCTGAGCAAAAAAGTGATGGGGCCGTTAATGTACAAATCTTACATTGAGTTCAAATCCCAGGAATGGAAGGAATATCACACCCATGTTTCCGATTGGGAAATCCAGCGGTACTTAAAGTTTTTCTAA
- a CDS encoding creatininase family protein: protein MTHPDTSTKQPVLWEELTWEQITQLRESGINMVILPIGATEQHGLHLPVGVDTFSAIAVAHGVSAQTGIPVLPALPYGCSLGHSKKWPGTISLRPETLAKLILEIAEWVYSAGFQRLLLLNGHVTNWAPLRCGLENVRHTYPDLRIALRSLWEITPQIHQFYHQDAANFHANCAETSMMLALRPDLVQIDKALDEPDRSAGCFFAYTVNKESVHGAVGTPSQANFNFGKQILESCVVELSAQLQRAMSEGTPLEEMPPIIQ from the coding sequence ATGACCCACCCAGACACCTCCACCAAGCAGCCTGTACTTTGGGAAGAACTGACTTGGGAGCAAATCACCCAACTGCGAGAAAGCGGAATCAACATGGTGATCCTCCCAATTGGAGCCACTGAGCAACATGGTCTGCATTTGCCAGTTGGGGTAGATACTTTCTCCGCGATCGCCGTGGCTCATGGGGTTTCAGCTCAAACAGGTATCCCCGTGTTACCTGCCTTACCTTACGGTTGCTCTCTAGGTCATTCCAAAAAATGGCCTGGAACGATCTCCCTACGCCCAGAAACCTTGGCTAAGTTAATTTTAGAAATTGCTGAGTGGGTTTATAGCGCCGGATTCCAGCGTTTACTCTTGCTGAACGGTCACGTCACCAACTGGGCACCGCTGCGTTGCGGCCTAGAAAATGTGCGGCACACCTATCCCGATCTCCGGATTGCCCTGCGATCGCTTTGGGAAATCACGCCTCAAATTCATCAGTTCTATCACCAGGATGCAGCTAATTTCCATGCTAACTGTGCCGAAACTTCAATGATGTTGGCGTTACGGCCAGATTTGGTGCAGATCGATAAAGCGCTAGATGAACCTGATCGCTCGGCTGGTTGCTTCTTCGCCTACACCGTCAATAAAGAGAGCGTTCACGGAGCGGTAGGAACCCCTAGCCAAGCAAATTTTAATTTTGGCAAACAAATCTTAGAGAGCTGTGTGGTAGAGCTAAGCGCCCAATTGCAACGAGCCATGTCGGAAGGAACCCCGCTCGAAGAGATGCCTCCCATCATTCAGTAA
- a CDS encoding ABC transporter permease subunit gives MTQSSLTNSEPTREYHYLQPSTFWSIRQGFPKSLSLLLIAVSLIFPLVLWTVVSSLGWVSPIFLPSPALVFQAGLKLFTEDSLALDVLVSSGRVLAGFLAAAVIGVPMGLAMGTFYSLDSLFAPLVGTVRYMPVTAFVPLIVIWLGLGEPSKILIIMLGVVLYNAIMVADAVKFIPNEMINVAYTLGATRRNVVFKVIIPAAFPSVLDTLRVNISGAWNFLVIAELVAAQNGLGFKIIQAQRFLQTEKVLFCIALIGVIGVVIDYGLKALSQKLTPWADQIRH, from the coding sequence GTGACTCAATCCAGCCTAACGAATTCAGAACCTACTCGGGAATATCACTATTTGCAGCCCTCGACTTTTTGGAGTATCCGTCAAGGCTTTCCCAAATCCCTGTCTTTGCTGCTCATTGCTGTATCCCTGATCTTTCCGTTAGTGCTCTGGACTGTGGTTAGCTCTTTGGGCTGGGTATCGCCAATCTTTTTGCCATCCCCAGCCCTTGTCTTTCAAGCTGGCCTCAAACTGTTTACTGAAGACAGTCTAGCGTTGGATGTCTTAGTCAGCAGTGGCCGTGTCTTGGCTGGTTTTCTCGCAGCCGCAGTCATTGGCGTGCCCATGGGATTGGCAATGGGCACGTTCTACAGCCTGGATAGCTTGTTTGCTCCCTTGGTTGGTACTGTGCGTTATATGCCTGTGACTGCCTTTGTGCCGTTAATCGTGATTTGGTTGGGCTTGGGAGAGCCTTCCAAAATCTTGATCATCATGTTGGGAGTGGTGTTGTATAACGCCATTATGGTAGCGGATGCAGTGAAATTCATACCCAATGAAATGATCAATGTGGCTTACACATTGGGTGCAACTCGGCGGAATGTGGTCTTCAAAGTGATTATCCCTGCTGCCTTCCCTAGCGTCCTCGATACTCTTCGCGTCAATATCTCCGGAGCTTGGAACTTCTTGGTCATTGCAGAACTGGTAGCAGCACAAAATGGTTTAGGCTTCAAAATTATTCAAGCTCAACGCTTTCTGCAAACCGAAAAAGTATTGTTCTGTATTGCCCTAATCGGGGTGATTGGAGTCGTGATCGACTACGGCTTAAAAGCGCTTTCACAAAAGCTCACGCCTTGGGCTGACCAAATTCGCCATTAG
- a CDS encoding MBL fold metallo-hydrolase, with protein sequence MCNKPVCEHWFSTQRVRDNLYLITEPHYYAYNRANLWLIKGQTQDLLVDTGLGVASLRQHIAALIDKPLLAIASHIHFDHAGGLYEFDQRAIHASEAEALRRGDDYEALCLPEQGWVQPDHFDLLPHAGFTVEQYTLRETEPTRVLQEGDVLDLGNRALEVLHLPGHSAGCIALYDPASQELFSGDVIYDGELLDELHCSHIPTYTATYERLQQLPVETVYPGHYAIFGQERYHQIMQDYLERRRQPGCPIDLARSARP encoded by the coding sequence ATGTGCAACAAACCTGTCTGTGAGCATTGGTTTTCCACCCAACGAGTCCGAGACAACCTGTATTTGATTACAGAGCCTCACTATTACGCCTATAATCGCGCCAATCTTTGGCTAATCAAAGGCCAAACCCAAGATCTACTGGTTGATACCGGGTTAGGAGTAGCGAGTCTGCGGCAACATATTGCTGCCTTGATTGATAAACCTTTGCTAGCGATCGCCTCTCACATTCATTTCGACCATGCGGGCGGGCTATATGAGTTTGATCAGCGAGCCATTCATGCGTCAGAAGCAGAGGCTCTGCGGCGAGGTGATGATTATGAGGCGCTGTGCTTACCAGAGCAGGGTTGGGTGCAACCAGATCATTTCGATCTGCTACCTCACGCTGGGTTTACAGTCGAGCAATACACCCTCCGAGAGACTGAGCCTACTAGAGTTCTGCAAGAAGGAGATGTACTGGACTTGGGCAATCGCGCCTTAGAAGTGTTGCATCTACCGGGACATTCGGCTGGCTGTATTGCTTTGTACGATCCTGCTTCTCAGGAGTTATTCTCTGGCGATGTGATTTATGACGGTGAGTTGCTGGATGAACTGCATTGCAGCCACATTCCCACCTACACAGCCACCTATGAGCGCTTACAACAGCTACCTGTAGAAACGGTCTATCCCGGTCACTATGCTATTTTCGGCCAAGAACGCTATCACCAAATTATGCAAGACTATCTAGAGCGCCGCCGCCAACCGGGATGTCCAATAGATCTGGCTAGGAGTGCCAGACCATGA
- a CDS encoding cysteine hydrolase family protein, protein MTLQFNPQTTALICIDFQTGVFTGEGGLPHVGTTEVLPKAKQVLAAARAAKMPIIHFKEIHRKEMVDFGRELDGAEPIHCLETWPSTDYYCELAPIEGEFAIGKRRYSCFFGTDLEILLRGLKVDTLILMGTMTNVCVHYTAAEAHHRDYHFHVIEDCCAGSDWEAHWAALKAMAYLQRSARIKHDEFIQAARSTSPTAIA, encoded by the coding sequence ATGACGCTTCAATTTAATCCCCAAACAACCGCACTGATCTGTATTGATTTCCAAACGGGTGTGTTCACGGGTGAGGGTGGATTGCCGCATGTGGGTACAACCGAGGTTTTGCCAAAAGCTAAGCAAGTATTAGCTGCAGCGCGAGCCGCCAAGATGCCCATAATCCACTTTAAGGAAATCCATCGCAAGGAAATGGTAGACTTTGGCCGAGAACTCGATGGTGCGGAACCAATTCATTGCTTGGAAACTTGGCCCAGCACCGACTATTACTGCGAACTCGCCCCCATTGAGGGAGAATTTGCTATTGGTAAACGCCGCTATAGCTGCTTCTTTGGTACTGACCTAGAAATACTTCTACGAGGCTTAAAAGTTGACACCCTAATCTTGATGGGCACGATGACCAATGTTTGCGTCCACTACACCGCCGCCGAAGCCCACCACCGCGACTATCACTTTCATGTCATCGAGGATTGCTGTGCTGGTTCTGATTGGGAGGCTCACTGGGCGGCACTGAAGGCGATGGCATATCTACAACGATCGGCCCGGATTAAGCACGATGAATTTATCCAGGCAGCAAGATCGACATCCCCAACCGCGATCGCCTAA
- a CDS encoding ABC transporter substrate-binding protein has product MRKFPSLIRLLGLAFLSLVLSIACSQQPSTNTPQSQPLVSATNNWVGYSGHHVAVGKDLFSQAGLKVQDLFFQSATEEMTAFLAGKVDIGWFTSGDAIQMAAKDPSIKMIYLVDYSNGSDGIIGRGIKSPQDVKGKTIARENILFEKVLLRAYLEKGGLTEADAIVKDLAAADAATAFAAKQVDVAVSYEPYLSKAAQQGGGEIIFSTKDTNLIADVIAVHDKLLQTRQADLQTYLKAVDQAVKLLNANDAESLKLAGTRLGVSAEEIKTQLEGVKLFDLEGNKSVGFNASNANSLIGNLDMTAKAAYDFKFVPQALKVDSLYDASIVKAA; this is encoded by the coding sequence ATGCGTAAGTTCCCTTCTTTGATTCGGTTGCTGGGTTTAGCGTTCTTGTCTTTAGTCCTCAGCATTGCCTGCTCTCAGCAACCTAGTACTAATACGCCTCAATCTCAACCTTTGGTTTCTGCCACCAATAACTGGGTGGGGTATTCGGGTCATCATGTGGCTGTAGGCAAAGATCTTTTCTCCCAAGCAGGGCTAAAAGTTCAAGATCTATTTTTCCAGAGTGCTACAGAAGAGATGACCGCGTTCCTAGCAGGAAAAGTAGATATTGGTTGGTTTACCTCTGGGGATGCCATTCAAATGGCGGCTAAAGATCCTTCGATCAAGATGATCTACTTGGTAGACTACTCTAATGGTTCCGATGGCATTATTGGCCGTGGGATTAAATCTCCTCAAGATGTCAAAGGCAAAACGATCGCTCGTGAAAATATTTTATTTGAGAAAGTTCTGCTCCGAGCCTACCTGGAAAAAGGAGGGCTGACTGAAGCAGATGCGATCGTTAAAGATCTAGCAGCGGCTGATGCGGCAACCGCTTTCGCAGCCAAACAAGTGGATGTTGCCGTTTCCTATGAACCTTACTTGAGTAAAGCCGCACAGCAAGGAGGAGGAGAAATCATTTTCTCCACCAAGGATACCAATCTGATTGCAGATGTGATTGCGGTGCATGACAAGTTGCTGCAAACCCGTCAGGCAGATCTACAAACTTATCTCAAAGCAGTCGATCAAGCTGTGAAGCTTTTGAATGCAAACGATGCCGAATCTCTGAAGCTTGCAGGTACTAGGCTGGGGGTGAGCGCTGAGGAAATCAAAACGCAATTGGAAGGCGTAAAACTATTTGATTTAGAAGGCAATAAATCTGTCGGTTTCAATGCTAGTAATGCCAACAGTTTGATTGGCAATTTGGACATGACTGCCAAAGCCGCTTATGACTTTAAGTTTGTGCCTCAGGCTCTCAAGGTTGATTCTTTGTATGACGCTTCCATCGTGAAAGCAGCATAA
- a CDS encoding ABC transporter ATP-binding protein, which yields MLSTDSKSRKLPERAAQPQPTHPMLSPTGAKLEVHNVCKSYGLKGKQLRVLDDINLQIHSREFVCLVGASGCGKSTLLNIVAGLAAPSSGAVFVDSQLVTGRPGSDRGMVFQGYTLYPWLTVAQNVAFGLQLRQMSKAEQRDRVGYFLNVVGLSKFANSYPKQLSGGMKQRVAIARALANEPAVLLMDEPFGALDAQTKEQMQQFLLELWAQTHVTVMMITHDIEEAIYLSQRVYVMSAHPGQIKAEITIQLPERRELDIKLSPTFVDIKRQIIHTLRHDVATVSL from the coding sequence ATGCTCAGTACTGATTCAAAATCTCGTAAGTTGCCAGAGCGCGCTGCTCAACCCCAACCAACCCATCCAATGCTTTCTCCCACAGGTGCAAAACTAGAGGTTCACAATGTCTGCAAATCTTACGGTCTCAAGGGTAAGCAATTAAGAGTACTGGACGATATCAACCTACAGATTCACTCTAGAGAATTTGTCTGTTTGGTTGGTGCCTCTGGTTGCGGTAAGTCCACGTTACTCAATATTGTGGCTGGACTGGCTGCCCCTTCCTCTGGTGCGGTCTTTGTCGATAGTCAGTTGGTGACAGGTCGCCCTGGTTCCGATCGCGGCATGGTATTTCAGGGATATACCCTCTATCCTTGGCTGACCGTAGCTCAGAATGTGGCGTTTGGGTTACAACTCCGCCAAATGTCAAAAGCAGAACAGCGCGATCGCGTGGGTTACTTCCTGAATGTGGTGGGGTTATCAAAGTTTGCCAACAGCTACCCCAAACAGTTATCGGGTGGGATGAAGCAACGGGTGGCGATCGCACGAGCCTTAGCCAATGAGCCCGCTGTGTTGCTGATGGACGAACCCTTCGGCGCTTTGGATGCCCAGACTAAAGAACAAATGCAACAGTTCTTACTAGAGCTATGGGCGCAAACCCATGTCACCGTGATGATGATTACTCATGACATTGAGGAAGCTATCTACTTATCGCAACGGGTTTATGTCATGAGTGCCCATCCGGGTCAAATCAAAGCCGAGATTACGATTCAATTGCCAGAACGTCGAGAACTGGATATTAAACTTTCTCCCACCTTTGTCGATATTAAACGGCAAATTATTCATACTCTCCGTCACGATGTTGCCACAGTTTCTCTTTAG